One Mugil cephalus isolate CIBA_MC_2020 chromosome 12, CIBA_Mcephalus_1.1, whole genome shotgun sequence DNA segment encodes these proteins:
- the ccdc93 gene encoding coiled-coil domain-containing protein 93 isoform X1 — MAASASVFNRMRTESKIGAQYDQEGNLIQVETREDEEQSVKLAEILELLLAAGYFRARIKGLSPFDKVVGGMTWCITTCNFDVDVNLLFQENSTIGQRIALTEKIVSVLPKMKCPHRLEPHQIQGLDFIHIYPVVQWLVKRAIETREEMGDYVRAYSISQFQRTHTLPEDEEFLQKKDKTMRAIRDVLDVYKPQRKYRRQRDAGELLDEESRVHSTLLEYGRMSDFLLRYGFKQSKQDKAEEGKTSLATGSQASAPGMAEVAEEDNLQAAEEMRIKALMTSMSTMANEEGKLTASAVGQIVGLQSEEIKQIASEYAEKQSELSTDERSERYGPLQQHRRMVASLNKQIQQKTKQLEELQAKHAKVKTDCDEAKSKLMEVTEHSEKLEKEFKSLEGMEEQADDGMLQKLRALVTMNENLRQQEQEFRAHCREEMTRLQQSIEELKSASGQDSEEEKDRNQLIDKQYNTDREKLQKIRLLMARRNREIAILQRRIDEIPSRAELTQYQKRFIELYSQVSATHKETKQFFTLYNTLDDKKVYLEKEVNLLNSIHDNFQQAMSSSAAKEQFLRQMEQIVEGIKQSRIKMEKKKQENKMRRDQLNDEYLELLDKQRLYFKTVKEFKEECRKNEILLSKLRAKGTS; from the exons ATGGCGGCGTCAGCATCTGTATTCAACCGAATGCGAACTGAGTCGAAAATAGGGGCTCAGTATGACCAAGAAGGGAACCTCATACAG GTGGAAACCCGAGAGGATGAAGAGCAAAGCGTCAAACTGGCGGAAATCCTGGAACTTCTGCTTGCAGCTGGATACTTTCGAGCCCGCATCAAAGGGCTGTCACCTTTTGATAAG gtggTCGGTGGTATGACGTGGTGCATCACCACATGTAACTTTGACGTTGATGTTAATCTTCTTTTCCAAGAAAACTCGACCATTGGCCAGAGAAT AGCCCTGACAGAGAAAATAGTTTCTGTTCTGCCTAAGATGAAGTGTCCTCATCGCCTGGAGCCCCATCAAATTCAAGGATTggattttattcacatttaccCTGTGGTGCAG TGGCTGGTGAAGCGTGCCATTGAGACGAGGGAAGAGATGGGAGATTACGTGCGAGCCTACTCCATTTCTCAGTTCCAGAGGACCCACACGCTTCCAGAG GATGAAGAGTTTCTCCAGAAGAAAGACAAGACTATGAGGGCGATTCGGGATGTACTG GATGTGTACAAGCCACAGAGGAAGTACAGGAGGCAGAGGGATGCAGGGGAGCTGCTGGATGAGGAGTCCAGAGTTCACTCCACTCTGCTGGAGTATGGCAG AATGTCAGATTTCCTCCT ACGATATGGATTCAAGCAGTCCAAACAAGATAAG GCAGAAGAGGGGAAGACCTCGCTGGCCACTGGCTCTCAGGCATCGGCCCCTGGGATGGCAGAGGTAGCAGAGGAAGACAACCTGCAGGCAGCAGAGGAG atgcGAATCAAAGCTCTGATGACCAGCATGTCAACCATGGCAAATGAAGAG GGGAAGCTGACGGCAAGTGCAGTGGGTCAGATAGTGGGACTGCAGTCTGAGGAGATCAAACAGATAGCCTCAGAGTACGCAGAGAAG CAATCGGAGTTGTCTACAGACGAGCGTTCAGAGCGATACGGCCCACTGCAACAGCACCGCAGAATGGTGGCTTCACTCAACAAgcagatccagcagaagaccaaacagctggaggag CTACAAGCCAAGCATGCGAAGGTGAAAACGGATTGTGACGAGGCCAAGAGCAAACTGATGGAG GTTACTGAGCACTCAgagaagctggagaaagagTTCAAGTCTTTAGAGGGGATGGAAGAGCAAGCCGACGATGG CATGTTGCAGAAGCTGAGGGCTCTGGTGACAATGAACGAGAACCTgaggcagcaggagcaggagttCCGCGCACACTGCAGA GAAGAGATGACCCGTCTGCAGCAGAGCATTGAGGAGTTGAAATCGGCATCAGGACAGGactcagaggaagagaag GACAGAAACCAGCTTATAGATAAACAgtacaacacagacagagagaaactgcaGAAGATCCGTCTGCTCATG GCTCGGAGGAACCGAGAGATTGCCATCCTGCAGAGGAGGATTGACGAGATTCCGAGCCGGGCCGAGCTGACCCAGTATCAGAAAAGATTCATTGAACTCTATAGCCAAG TCTCTGCTACGCACAAAGAGACCAAGCAGTTCTTCACTTTGTATAACACTTTAGATGATAAGAAGGTCTATCTGGAGAAGGAG gtGAATCTTCTGAAttccattcatgacaacttcCAGCA AGCCATGTCTTCTTCAGCTGCCAAGGAGCAGTTCctcagacagatggaacaaatAGTGGAGGGAATCAAACAGAGCCGCATCAAG atggagaagaagaagcaggagaacAAAATGAGGAGAGATCAGCTGAACGATGAatacctggagctgctggacaaACAGAGGCTGTACTTCAAAACCGTCAAGGAATTTAAAgag gAATGTCGCAAAAACGAGATACTCCTGTCCAAGCTGAGAGCTAAAGGAACTTCCTGA
- the ccdc93 gene encoding coiled-coil domain-containing protein 93 isoform X2 codes for MAASASVFNRMRTESKIGAQYDQEGNLIQVETREDEEQSVKLAEILELLLAAGYFRARIKGLSPFDKVVGGMTWCITTCNFDVDVNLLFQENSTIGQRIALTEKIVSVLPKMKCPHRLEPHQIQGLDFIHIYPVVQWLVKRAIETREEMGDYVRAYSISQFQRTHTLPEDEEFLQKKDKTMRAIRDVLDVYKPQRKYRRQRDAGELLDEESRVHSTLLEYGRRYGFKQSKQDKAEEGKTSLATGSQASAPGMAEVAEEDNLQAAEEMRIKALMTSMSTMANEEGKLTASAVGQIVGLQSEEIKQIASEYAEKQSELSTDERSERYGPLQQHRRMVASLNKQIQQKTKQLEELQAKHAKVKTDCDEAKSKLMEVTEHSEKLEKEFKSLEGMEEQADDGMLQKLRALVTMNENLRQQEQEFRAHCREEMTRLQQSIEELKSASGQDSEEEKDRNQLIDKQYNTDREKLQKIRLLMARRNREIAILQRRIDEIPSRAELTQYQKRFIELYSQVSATHKETKQFFTLYNTLDDKKVYLEKEVNLLNSIHDNFQQAMSSSAAKEQFLRQMEQIVEGIKQSRIKMEKKKQENKMRRDQLNDEYLELLDKQRLYFKTVKEFKEECRKNEILLSKLRAKGTS; via the exons ATGGCGGCGTCAGCATCTGTATTCAACCGAATGCGAACTGAGTCGAAAATAGGGGCTCAGTATGACCAAGAAGGGAACCTCATACAG GTGGAAACCCGAGAGGATGAAGAGCAAAGCGTCAAACTGGCGGAAATCCTGGAACTTCTGCTTGCAGCTGGATACTTTCGAGCCCGCATCAAAGGGCTGTCACCTTTTGATAAG gtggTCGGTGGTATGACGTGGTGCATCACCACATGTAACTTTGACGTTGATGTTAATCTTCTTTTCCAAGAAAACTCGACCATTGGCCAGAGAAT AGCCCTGACAGAGAAAATAGTTTCTGTTCTGCCTAAGATGAAGTGTCCTCATCGCCTGGAGCCCCATCAAATTCAAGGATTggattttattcacatttaccCTGTGGTGCAG TGGCTGGTGAAGCGTGCCATTGAGACGAGGGAAGAGATGGGAGATTACGTGCGAGCCTACTCCATTTCTCAGTTCCAGAGGACCCACACGCTTCCAGAG GATGAAGAGTTTCTCCAGAAGAAAGACAAGACTATGAGGGCGATTCGGGATGTACTG GATGTGTACAAGCCACAGAGGAAGTACAGGAGGCAGAGGGATGCAGGGGAGCTGCTGGATGAGGAGTCCAGAGTTCACTCCACTCTGCTGGAGTATGGCAG ACGATATGGATTCAAGCAGTCCAAACAAGATAAG GCAGAAGAGGGGAAGACCTCGCTGGCCACTGGCTCTCAGGCATCGGCCCCTGGGATGGCAGAGGTAGCAGAGGAAGACAACCTGCAGGCAGCAGAGGAG atgcGAATCAAAGCTCTGATGACCAGCATGTCAACCATGGCAAATGAAGAG GGGAAGCTGACGGCAAGTGCAGTGGGTCAGATAGTGGGACTGCAGTCTGAGGAGATCAAACAGATAGCCTCAGAGTACGCAGAGAAG CAATCGGAGTTGTCTACAGACGAGCGTTCAGAGCGATACGGCCCACTGCAACAGCACCGCAGAATGGTGGCTTCACTCAACAAgcagatccagcagaagaccaaacagctggaggag CTACAAGCCAAGCATGCGAAGGTGAAAACGGATTGTGACGAGGCCAAGAGCAAACTGATGGAG GTTACTGAGCACTCAgagaagctggagaaagagTTCAAGTCTTTAGAGGGGATGGAAGAGCAAGCCGACGATGG CATGTTGCAGAAGCTGAGGGCTCTGGTGACAATGAACGAGAACCTgaggcagcaggagcaggagttCCGCGCACACTGCAGA GAAGAGATGACCCGTCTGCAGCAGAGCATTGAGGAGTTGAAATCGGCATCAGGACAGGactcagaggaagagaag GACAGAAACCAGCTTATAGATAAACAgtacaacacagacagagagaaactgcaGAAGATCCGTCTGCTCATG GCTCGGAGGAACCGAGAGATTGCCATCCTGCAGAGGAGGATTGACGAGATTCCGAGCCGGGCCGAGCTGACCCAGTATCAGAAAAGATTCATTGAACTCTATAGCCAAG TCTCTGCTACGCACAAAGAGACCAAGCAGTTCTTCACTTTGTATAACACTTTAGATGATAAGAAGGTCTATCTGGAGAAGGAG gtGAATCTTCTGAAttccattcatgacaacttcCAGCA AGCCATGTCTTCTTCAGCTGCCAAGGAGCAGTTCctcagacagatggaacaaatAGTGGAGGGAATCAAACAGAGCCGCATCAAG atggagaagaagaagcaggagaacAAAATGAGGAGAGATCAGCTGAACGATGAatacctggagctgctggacaaACAGAGGCTGTACTTCAAAACCGTCAAGGAATTTAAAgag gAATGTCGCAAAAACGAGATACTCCTGTCCAAGCTGAGAGCTAAAGGAACTTCCTGA
- the fgf9 gene encoding fibroblast growth factor 4A has protein sequence MNVSTLLPGFLLLQLLTVCDRASGANKQEPAASLEDHNTLFRGLWKLQIRDSLLKGKGSSPHPTREEVKQQLLYCRVGIGYHLQILPSGSVGGVHKPTEHCRMKVFAMKHGVVGIRAVKSGLYLCMSKDGLAYGAEKFSDDCMLKENLEENHYTTYSSLSYPGIYLALSHKGELRRGNSVTKHQPCTHFLPRKTS, from the exons ATGAACGTCTCCACACTGCTGCCTGGATTTCTCTTGCTCCAGCTTTTAACAGTGTGTGATCGGGCGTCtggagcaaacaaacaggaacCAGCTGCTTCACTTGAGGACCACAACACTCTCTTCAGGGGCCTCTGGAAGCTGCAAATCAGGGACTCCCTGCTGAAAGGAAAAG GTTCCAGTCCTCATCCGACTAGAGAAGAGGTTAAACAGCAGCTGCTCTACTGTCGTGTTGGGATTGGTTACCATCTCCAGATCCTGCCCAGCGGCTCGGTAGGAGGCGTCCATAAACCCACTGAACACT GTCGGATGAAGGTGTTCGCTATGAAGCATGGAGTGGTGGGAATCAGAGCAGTTAAGAGTGGCTTGTACCTCTGTATGAGTAAAGACGGACTGGCATACGGAGCG GAGAAGTTTTCTGACGACTGCATGTTGAAGGAGAACTTGGAGGAAAATCACTACACCACCTACTCCTCTCTGTCTTATCCAGGCATCTACCTGGCTCTTTCCCACAAGGGGGAACTCAGGAGGGGCAACAGCGTTACCAAACACCAGCCCTGCACCCATTTCCTGCCTCGAAAGACATCATGA
- the si:dkey-251i10.3 gene encoding U3 small nucleolar RNA-associated protein 14 homolog A, whose product MAKVSKKKGSKKILKTSPEVTDKSAGATVDVVYDDDEEESAFNVAEEDDNSEEDEGDAENERKRQKLLDAIGALGGKRKKTQGERSEAAVQMSEFTVNAEGEGDKIDLSDLIGTVEKTPTVPAKTKKQLQNLQRSNNTIECPLSKQESERIQRDVAFNKAATAVTRWKSAITQNQRAEQLVFPLNQEPSGPKPIESVVRGWKAQTPLEQEIFALLSANKQPINDPILTPAEEASMKAMNLGEAKIRRAELQKARALQSYYEAKARRERKIKSKKYHRVQNKAKRKEFVKQFDEMVKTDPAAALEELNKMELARMQERMSLKHQNSGKWAKSKAIMAKYDKGARDDMQKQLELNKDLTQKLVTSLNDEEEKAEEEEEGADDPEVLPDFVNDAEHGLDSSNPWMRGKLSEEMSETVGLTTEGLGAKENTAAELEEEEEEVEETEEETLLREFDSRRKLRKAQEAETATAMSVEEEDDEEDEEDIVKETITTAASDKEEEAGSEITSLLKGIAEGRVEAEAAADVGCTDTSAQLEEGLTRVRTLEDIELLAHEASASDKAPSGSQQQSTATENLPPAGPQKAGKKRKKKAGIELKQVLTKDTKEIKVPLTVTTEDSEEMDGEEKLDQRGLIKEAFAGDDVISDFLKDKKKQEDAGKPQVVDLTLPGWGEWGGIGLKPSRGKRKRFRVKAAPRPPRKDERLPSVIISEKRNSTLSLHQVNVLPFPFENHTQFESTLRCPLGRTWNTEQTVRKMTKPKVVTKVGAIIEPMTEDLLEKNKTQLSARKNSSMDSKKRKH is encoded by the coding sequence ATGGCTAAAGTTTCTAAGAAGAAAGGCAgtaaaaagattttaaaaacgAGCCCCGAAGTCACAGATAAGAGCGCAGGTGCGACGGTAGACGTGGTTTACGACGATGACGAAGAGGAAAGTGCTTTCAATGTTGCAGAGGAAGACGACAACagcgaggaggacgagggggacGCTGAGAATGAACGAAAACGCCAAAAGCTGTTGGACGCTATCGGCGCCCTGGGGGGCAAGAGGAAGAAAACCCAAGGAGAGAGGTCCGAGGCGGCCGTGCAGATGTCAGAGTTCACGGTGAACGCGGAGGGCGAGGGCGACAAAATCGATCTCTCGGATCTGATCGGGACCGTGGAGAAGACCCCCACTGTCCCGGCCAAGACTAAGAAGCAGCTTCAGAACCTGCAGAGGAGCAACAACACCATCGAGTGCCCTCTTAGCAAGCAGGAGAGCGAGAGGATCCAGAGAGATGTGGCTTTTAACAAGGCAGCGACAGCGGTGACCCGCTGGAAAAGCGCGATCACACAGAACCAGAGGGCTGAACAGCTGGTCTTCCCCCTCAACCAGGAGCCTTCAGGCCCTAAGCCCATTGAGAGTGTGGTGAGGGGCTGGAAAGCACAAACCCCACTGGAGCAGGAAATCTTCGCCCTCCTGTCCGCCAACAAGCAGCCGATCAACGACCCCATTCTGACCCCCGCTGAGGAGGCTTCCATGAAGGCGATGAACTTGGGGGAAGCCAAGATCCGCCGCGCGGAGCTGCAGAAGGCCAGGGCTCTGCAGTCCTACTATGAGGCCAAGGCCCGGCGAGAGAGGAAGATCAAGAGCAAGAAATACCACAGGGTGCAGAACAAAGCCAAACGCAAAGAGTTTGTCAAGCAGTTTGACGAGATGGTGAAGACGGACCCGGCTGCTGCCTTGGAGGAACTGAACAAGATGGAGCTGGCCAGGATGCAGGAGAGGATGTCGCTGAAGCACCAGAACAGCGGCAAGTGGGCCAAATCAAAGGCAATCATGGCCAAATATGACAAGGGGGCACGCGACGATATGCAGAAGCAGCTGGAGCTGAATAAAGACCTGACGCAGAAGCTGGTCACCTCGCTGAATGATGAAGAAGAGAaggctgaagaggaggaggagggagcagacGACCCAGAGGTGTTGCCTGATTTCGTGAATGATGCAGAGCACGGACTAGATTCTTCAAATCCTTGGATGAGAGGGAAGCTCTCAGAGGAGATGAGTGAGACTGTGGGTCTGACAACAGAAGGGCTCGGAGCAAAAGAAAATACGGCTGCTgaattagaggaggaggaagaggaggttgaggaaacagaagaagaaaccctCCTCAGAGAGTTTGACAGCAGGAGGAAACTGCGTAAAGCCCAGGAGGCTGAAACTGCAACAGCCAtgtctgtggaggaggaggatgatgaggaggatgaggaggacatAGTGAAGGAAACCATAACTACTGCTGCTTctgacaaagaggaggaggcgggttCAGAGATCACAAGCCTTTTAAAAGGAATAGCAGAAGGCCGCGTAGAAGCTGAAGCAGCTGCTGATGTCGGCTGCACAGACACTTCAGCTCAGCTGGAGGAAGGACTCACGAGAGTCAGGACTCTGGAGGACATCGAGCTCCTCGCCCACGAGGCCTCAGCCAGCGATAAAGCACCCAGTGGCTCCCAGCAGCAGTCCACTGCCACAGAAAACCTCCCACCAGCGGGGCCTCAAAAGgcaggcaaaaaaagaaaaaagaaggctGGAATTGAGCTGAAACAAGTTCTCACCAAAGACACGAAAGAAATCAAAGTGCCTCTCACTGTGACCACAGAGGACTCTgaagaaatggatggagaagaAAAGCTGGACCAGAGGGGTCTCATTAAAGAGGCGTTCGCTGGAGACGATGTCATCTCAGACTTCCTCaaagacaagaagaagcaggaggacgCAGGGAAGCCTCAGGTGGTGGACCTGACTCTGCCCGGGTGGGGGGAGTGGGGAGGGATTGGCCTGAAGCCATCACGCGGCAAACGCAAGAGGTTCCGGGTCAAGGCCGCGCCGCGGCCACCGAGGAAGGACGAGCGCCTGCCCAGCGTCATCATCTCGGAGAAGAGGAACAGCACCCTCAGCCTCCACCAGGTCAACGTGCTGCCCTTTCCCTTTGAGAACCACACACAGTTCGAGAGCACCCTACGCTGCCCGCTGGGCCGCACCTGGAACACTGAGCAAACTGTCAGAAAGATGACCAAGCCCAAAGTGGTCACAAAGGTGGGGGCCATCATTGAGCCCATGACTGAGGATTTACTGGAGAAGAACAAGACGCAGCTGTCTGCGAGGAAAAACAGCAGTATGGACtctaagaaaagaaaacattag